The genomic interval CCAGAATGCCAAAACCAATAATATGCCCAAAGACCGGGTAGATGCGGCCATCAAGCGGGCTTCTTCCAAAGATGAAAAAGATTATGAAGAAGTGGTATACGAAGGTTATGGTCCGTATGGGGTGGCCATTCTGGTGGAAACCGCTACTGATAATCCTACCCGCACGGTTGCCAATATCCGCATGTATTTTACCAGAGGCGATGGCACATTGGGCAAAACGGGTTCCCTGGATTTTATTTTTACCCGGAAAGGCGTTTTCCGTTTTGATGCAGCTGGGGTAGACAAAGATGAATTAGAACTGGAAGGTATTGATTTTGGCCTCGATGAAATTGAGGAAGAGGAAGGAGAACTGGTCGTGTATACACCTTATCAGGAATTTGCCAGAATGCAGAAGTTTCTGGAAGAAAAAGGCATTACCATTAAAAGCGCCCAGTTACAACGCATTCCCAATACCTCTGTTTCGCTCACCCAGGAACAGGAAGATGAAATTATGGAACTGATCGAAAAGTTCGAGCAGGATGATGATGTAACAGCTGTTTTCCACAATGTAGGGTAATACATGGAACCTGGACTTCTGGTCTGGAACCGCGATCCTCATGATTCAGGGATTTACAGGATTTTATCTTTGAAATCCCTTTAATCTTCTAAATCGGATAAATCCTGGTTCCAGACTACT from Rhodocytophaga rosea carries:
- a CDS encoding YebC/PmpR family DNA-binding transcriptional regulator, with the translated sequence MGRAFEFRRARKEKRWDWMAKTFTKIGKEISIAVKQGGGDPETNPRLRTLIQNAKTNNMPKDRVDAAIKRASSKDEKDYEEVVYEGYGPYGVAILVETATDNPTRTVANIRMYFTRGDGTLGKTGSLDFIFTRKGVFRFDAAGVDKDELELEGIDFGLDEIEEEEGELVVYTPYQEFARMQKFLEEKGITIKSAQLQRIPNTSVSLTQEQEDEIMELIEKFEQDDDVTAVFHNVG